From Chryseobacterium shandongense, the proteins below share one genomic window:
- a CDS encoding AbiH family protein → MNKIILIGNGFDLAHGMKTSYNDFIDDFEEIIKDKSYQKTFSENDDVIIHPRYHPSSSFFKKNLGAFKFNNIFFEYVLNRFKALNYYDLEGFFYEVLKQANANNIEKLNSDFCSFTSHLEKYLTKIENQFKEENCPLKSEILQHISDPILFSELSQDAKKTVSRKHDLLYNNEAGRQRAMENFYEEYKRSNTPFKPKTILLLNFNYTETGGLYLNVNSKLINIHGKLNDNQNPIIFGYGDELDSDYSVIENMKDNRFLEHFKSINYSKTDNYKQVLEYIDSDLFQICIMGHSCGNTDRTLLNTIFDHNNCASVKIYYHQKSATQNNYLDIYKNISRNFNSKAKLRDRVVNQSFCKPLLNFKV, encoded by the coding sequence ATGAATAAAATAATACTTATTGGAAATGGCTTTGATTTGGCTCATGGAATGAAAACGAGTTATAATGATTTTATAGATGATTTTGAAGAGATAATTAAAGACAAGAGTTACCAAAAAACTTTCAGTGAAAATGATGATGTTATTATACATCCAAGATATCATCCGTCTTCTTCATTTTTTAAAAAAAATCTTGGTGCATTTAAATTCAATAATATTTTTTTCGAATATGTGCTTAATCGGTTTAAGGCTCTTAATTATTATGATTTAGAAGGCTTTTTTTATGAAGTTTTAAAACAAGCTAATGCCAACAATATTGAAAAACTTAATTCTGATTTCTGTTCTTTCACAAGTCATCTAGAAAAATACTTGACTAAGATTGAAAATCAATTTAAAGAAGAAAATTGTCCTTTAAAGTCAGAAATCTTACAACACATCAGCGATCCAATTTTATTTAGTGAATTATCACAAGATGCCAAAAAAACTGTATCAAGAAAGCATGATCTTTTATACAATAATGAGGCTGGAAGACAGAGAGCGATGGAAAATTTTTACGAAGAGTATAAGAGGAGTAACACACCGTTCAAACCCAAAACAATTTTATTACTAAATTTTAATTATACTGAGACAGGAGGCTTATATTTAAATGTTAACTCTAAACTCATCAATATTCATGGAAAATTGAATGATAATCAAAACCCAATTATTTTTGGGTATGGAGATGAACTTGATTCTGATTATTCAGTAATTGAAAACATGAAAGATAATCGCTTCCTTGAACATTTTAAATCAATTAATTACTCTAAAACGGATAATTATAAGCAAGTTTTAGAATACATTGATTCTGATTTATTTCAGATTTGCATAATGGGGCATTCTTGTGGAAATACAGACAGAACTTTACTAAATACCATATTTGACCATAATAATTGTGCATCAGTGAAAATTTATTACCATCAAAAATCTGCTACGCAAAATAACTATCTGGACATTTATAAAAACATCAGTAGAAATTTTAATAGTAAAGCTAAACTCAGAGATCGAGTTGTGAATCAATCTTTTTGTAAACCATTGCTTAATTTTAAAGTTTAA
- a CDS encoding DUF7660 family protein, with translation MNKTLNEFKVTDRQTFIMFLELLRKDFLDNPENWENKSLPDFLEALSAYANDIQGYYDNLKLDIKADKPEWSTFADIFKGAKIYE, from the coding sequence ATGAACAAGACACTTAACGAATTTAAAGTAACGGACAGACAAACTTTCATTATGTTTCTTGAACTATTACGCAAGGACTTTTTGGACAATCCTGAAAACTGGGAAAACAAATCGTTACCTGACTTTTTAGAAGCGTTAAGTGCTTACGCTAATGACATTCAAGGTTATTACGACAATTTGAAGCTTGATATAAAGGCAGACAAACCAGAATGGTCAACATTTGCTGATATTTTTAAAGGAGCAAAAATTTATGAATAA
- the deoD gene encoding purine-nucleoside phosphorylase: MSIHISAEKGQIAKVVLQPGDPLRAQFIAEKYLENAELVSKTRGIFYYTGLYKGKEITVGASGMGFPSIGIYSFELFTEYEVDTIIRIGTCGAYSTDLQLFDILNVDNAASESTYAKYAWEIEDEILPHQGNIYNTINQTAEELSLKTKSINVHSSDIFYRKDPAVPAIATKYNCPAVEMEAFGLFANAKHLGKNAATILTVTDIIPTHEKISADERERALKPMMELALESALKSL, encoded by the coding sequence ATGAGTATTCACATCAGTGCAGAAAAAGGACAGATAGCCAAAGTCGTATTACAGCCGGGAGATCCGCTTCGTGCGCAGTTTATCGCAGAAAAATATCTTGAAAATGCAGAATTGGTAAGCAAAACAAGAGGCATATTTTATTATACAGGATTATACAAAGGAAAGGAAATCACGGTAGGAGCCAGCGGAATGGGTTTCCCGAGCATCGGGATCTATTCATTTGAGCTGTTCACGGAATATGAAGTGGATACCATCATCCGAATCGGAACCTGCGGCGCGTACAGCACCGATCTTCAGCTTTTTGATATTTTAAATGTGGATAATGCGGCCAGTGAAAGTACTTATGCGAAATACGCCTGGGAAATAGAAGATGAAATCCTTCCGCATCAGGGGAATATCTATAATACCATTAATCAGACAGCAGAAGAACTTTCCCTGAAAACAAAATCCATCAACGTGCACAGCAGCGATATTTTCTACAGGAAAGATCCCGCCGTACCTGCCATTGCCACAAAATACAACTGTCCGGCCGTGGAAATGGAAGCTTTCGGATTGTTTGCCAATGCTAAACATTTAGGAAAAAATGCAGCAACGATTCTTACGGTGACAGACATTATTCCGACTCACGAAAAAATCTCCGCTGATGAAAGAGAAAGGGCATTGAAACCCATGATGGAGCTTGCATTGGAATCTGCATTGAAAAGTCTGTAA
- a CDS encoding DUF434 domain-containing protein, with product MNNRNRGKNTSDDSLFGSQKQIDLLRMAVEDMHYLLSRKYPEKASSEFAGNRYRLKTRQIQAIRGASASQQQMLNRKSKQATAEDLKGKTIHIDGFNVLIVLESLLSGAYIFEGLDGCFRDLSGVHGTYKRVNQTLPALQLVATFFQQCGIGKLCWIFDRPVSNSGRICQLISEFAKERELQWETSLEFNPDQFLAEHGEIIISSDAWILDHCKRWFNLIRYMVDKENLNAHIIQFSLA from the coding sequence ATGAACAACAGGAACCGGGGTAAAAACACTTCCGACGACAGCTTATTTGGATCCCAAAAGCAGATTGACCTGCTCAGGATGGCGGTTGAGGATATGCATTATCTGCTTTCACGCAAATATCCCGAAAAAGCTTCTTCCGAATTTGCCGGAAACCGTTACCGACTGAAAACAAGGCAGATTCAGGCGATACGGGGAGCATCGGCTTCGCAGCAACAGATGCTGAACAGAAAATCTAAACAAGCTACCGCTGAAGATCTCAAAGGCAAAACTATTCATATAGATGGGTTTAATGTGCTGATCGTACTGGAAAGCCTGCTTTCGGGGGCTTATATTTTTGAAGGGCTGGACGGATGTTTCCGTGATCTTTCCGGAGTTCACGGGACGTATAAAAGAGTGAACCAGACACTTCCAGCTTTGCAACTGGTCGCAACATTCTTTCAGCAGTGCGGTATCGGAAAGCTTTGCTGGATCTTCGACAGGCCGGTTTCCAATAGCGGAAGAATCTGCCAATTGATTTCAGAATTTGCGAAGGAAAGAGAACTTCAGTGGGAAACTTCATTGGAATTCAATCCCGATCAGTTTTTAGCGGAACATGGAGAAATCATTATTTCTTCTGATGCGTGGATTCTGGATCATTGTAAAAGGTGGTTCAATCTAATTCGTTATATGGTCGACAAAGAAAATCTCAATGCTCATATCATTCAATTTTCTTTAGCCTAA
- a CDS encoding LacI family DNA-binding transcriptional regulator: MNKKSATIYDISKKLNVSVATVSRALNNHPRISQATKELVNKTAKEMNYKQNNLAKALKSGETKNVGIIVPFVNTNFFSSVIRGIEEELSPFGYHVIICQSHEDVNIEKRHLNTLLNAQVDGIFMSVSRTTIDTSHIQSILDTTNTPIIFFDRKKDIPGISTVTIDDYRGGYMATEHLIKEGYKNICHFSGDLNLEIYQNRLNGYKQALTDHHFQVKDENIITTGSSIEEGIEAIKTLWDRKSVPDAIFSASDFAALGACQELKKKKIKIPQEVAVIGFSNEPFTQFMELPISSVDQTPVMMGKMAGQVFLESVKENGSGISTEKKVVLAPQLYIRKSSKRK, translated from the coding sequence ATGAATAAAAAAAGTGCCACCATCTATGATATTTCGAAGAAGCTTAACGTAAGTGTGGCAACTGTTTCGAGAGCGCTGAACAATCATCCCAGAATAAGCCAGGCCACAAAAGAGCTGGTGAACAAAACGGCGAAGGAGATGAATTACAAGCAAAACAATCTGGCTAAAGCTTTAAAGAGCGGGGAAACCAAAAACGTAGGCATTATTGTTCCGTTTGTGAATACCAATTTCTTTTCCTCTGTGATCCGGGGGATTGAAGAGGAGCTTTCTCCATTCGGATATCACGTCATCATTTGTCAGAGCCATGAGGATGTCAATATTGAAAAAAGGCATCTGAATACTTTGCTGAATGCACAGGTGGACGGGATTTTCATGTCGGTTTCAAGAACAACGATTGACACCTCTCATATTCAAAGTATACTTGATACCACCAATACGCCGATCATTTTTTTCGATCGTAAAAAAGATATTCCGGGAATCAGTACCGTAACCATCGACGATTACCGGGGCGGCTACATGGCAACGGAACACCTCATCAAAGAAGGGTATAAAAATATCTGTCATTTTTCAGGAGATCTGAATCTTGAAATTTACCAAAACCGTTTAAACGGATATAAGCAGGCTTTAACAGATCATCATTTTCAGGTAAAAGACGAAAATATTATCACGACTGGCAGTTCCATAGAAGAAGGAATCGAAGCAATTAAAACACTTTGGGACAGGAAATCTGTTCCGGATGCGATTTTTTCTGCCAGTGATTTTGCTGCATTGGGAGCCTGTCAGGAACTGAAAAAGAAGAAAATAAAAATCCCACAGGAAGTGGCAGTAATCGGGTTTTCCAACGAACCTTTTACCCAGTTTATGGAACTGCCGATAAGCTCTGTAGACCAGACTCCCGTAATGATGGGGAAAATGGCGGGTCAGGTTTTTCTGGAAAGTGTGAAAGAAAACGGTTCCGGAATTTCTACTGAAAAGAAAGTCGTTCTGGCTCCTCAGTTGTATATCAGGAAATCCTCCAAAAGAAAATAG
- a CDS encoding AAA family ATPase, translating into MTQNIEKLNTVLNHVKDTFVGKNDVIDLLGICLLAKENAFLYGPPGTAKSAIVRTLAQTVKDGKNFEYLLTRFTEPNEIFGPFDIRKLKEGELLTNTEGMMPEASLVFLDEIFNANSAILNSLLMALNEKIFKRGKETKHLPALMFVGASNVLPEDEALNALFDRFLIRINVDYVHPDLLHQVLLAGRKLENNTETETPEILSKEIKELQDLCKTVDLRPIYEVYLNTVISLRNTGIAISDRRAVKMQNLIAASALICGRNEAILSDLWVLKHIWDTEEQIEILEGIINRTIEKDDHPKSHPQALQNKTPDPEELMKDVKILVEKWNGGTLSFEEQNVIKDKLRYLQSRCDWIKNPDQKQYIQQEIENLWQKILQSI; encoded by the coding sequence ATGACTCAAAATATAGAAAAACTAAATACCGTTCTTAACCACGTAAAAGATACTTTTGTCGGAAAAAATGACGTCATCGATTTATTAGGAATTTGTTTACTGGCAAAAGAAAACGCCTTCTTGTACGGCCCTCCGGGAACGGCGAAATCCGCTATCGTAAGAACATTAGCCCAAACCGTAAAAGACGGAAAAAACTTCGAGTATCTTCTCACGCGTTTTACCGAACCGAATGAAATTTTCGGACCTTTTGATATCAGGAAACTGAAAGAAGGTGAACTGCTTACCAATACCGAAGGCATGATGCCCGAAGCATCCTTGGTTTTTCTGGATGAGATTTTCAATGCCAATTCAGCTATTCTGAACTCGTTGCTAATGGCTCTGAATGAGAAAATATTCAAAAGGGGAAAAGAAACTAAACATCTTCCCGCGCTCATGTTCGTGGGCGCAAGCAATGTGCTACCTGAAGATGAAGCGTTGAATGCCTTGTTCGACCGTTTTCTCATCAGGATTAATGTAGATTATGTTCATCCCGATCTCCTTCATCAGGTGCTTTTAGCTGGAAGAAAACTGGAAAACAATACAGAAACAGAGACTCCCGAAATTCTTTCCAAAGAAATAAAAGAACTTCAGGATCTTTGTAAAACAGTCGATTTAAGACCCATCTACGAAGTATATTTAAACACGGTCATCAGCCTTAGAAATACAGGAATTGCCATTTCCGACCGAAGAGCCGTGAAGATGCAGAATCTTATTGCTGCAAGCGCGCTTATTTGCGGAAGAAACGAAGCCATACTTTCAGACCTTTGGGTATTGAAACACATCTGGGATACGGAAGAGCAGATCGAAATTCTGGAAGGCATCATCAACCGGACTATTGAAAAAGATGACCACCCGAAATCCCATCCGCAGGCGTTGCAAAACAAAACACCGGATCCGGAAGAACTAATGAAAGACGTAAAGATTTTGGTAGAAAAATGGAACGGCGGAACACTAAGCTTTGAAGAGCAGAATGTCATTAAAGATAAATTAAGATACCTTCAGAGCCGTTGCGACTGGATCAAAAATCCGGATCAGAAACAATATATCCAACAGGAAATCGAAAATCTATGGCAAAAAATTCTTCAGAGCATTTAA
- a CDS encoding APC family permease: MEFRIKPFPKNNYPKKGLLIKGSSPFIWLYEMERLAVDLNGVRSFPIPSTEPNVLYGCFLIFQHSAPVEIGKNSYFQCVDNKLFIPENADFYPKVTPDDWQNIDSEFLIMHPEFGLVKLNEEIDWLSIIQTPKPSRNTISKPLNGVKIPQKIESYTVEMDDEKILEALQKPQTEEEWMKNLPFDLQKVMKGNKKEVEKYLKYIEKYPDRAVDLGVPLDVLGTSRGDGFAKFKFGNSWLGKLFGKKEEDRLDGKSSGRNYRWVFWAVLLMMGLARVFMNLNKDKPEGSSDISSGKVQTPEKPMMKPVVAYQSGVTDIDMKIDSMYGRKRQELATERLMLLTGNIEEETYKEYLKNGGRPIEKVSKESDSLENRIINANDSLKRVYRKKIVKYLAQNEGKIREKIKDSIQKAGSGKSADEGVVKTIMKKKAILVEDSLGRLYGTKEFPQTPPVISSLNAEKNTEEKSTSFTEIFWLIVAMTGAVGLYSFFVKRKSLNVGGDNIPAGTKIFLMIVLLAMLAYIFYPLIEMFGYNWFVWILIVCVVVLLYRLFSEDKTILKSDKDE, encoded by the coding sequence ATGGAATTTAGAATAAAACCTTTTCCGAAAAATAATTATCCTAAAAAAGGACTTCTCATTAAAGGTTCTTCACCGTTCATATGGCTGTATGAAATGGAACGATTAGCAGTAGATTTAAATGGAGTCCGGTCTTTTCCCATTCCTTCCACCGAACCGAATGTGCTGTACGGATGCTTTTTGATTTTTCAGCATTCGGCTCCAGTCGAAATTGGAAAAAATTCTTATTTCCAGTGTGTTGATAATAAGCTTTTTATTCCTGAAAATGCTGACTTTTACCCCAAAGTAACTCCCGATGACTGGCAAAATATTGATTCTGAGTTTTTAATTATGCATCCCGAATTCGGATTGGTAAAACTGAACGAAGAGATTGATTGGCTTTCCATTATTCAGACTCCGAAACCGTCCAGAAATACCATCAGCAAACCATTAAATGGAGTAAAAATTCCACAGAAAATTGAGAGCTACACGGTAGAAATGGATGATGAAAAGATCCTCGAAGCTCTGCAAAAGCCGCAAACTGAAGAAGAATGGATGAAAAACCTGCCTTTCGATCTTCAGAAAGTAATGAAAGGGAATAAAAAGGAAGTTGAAAAATATTTAAAATACATTGAAAAATATCCCGACAGAGCCGTGGATCTTGGTGTTCCTCTGGACGTGCTGGGAACTTCCAGAGGTGACGGTTTTGCAAAATTCAAGTTTGGAAATTCCTGGCTTGGAAAATTGTTTGGTAAAAAAGAGGAAGACCGTTTGGATGGAAAATCTTCCGGTAGAAATTACCGCTGGGTATTCTGGGCGGTTCTTTTAATGATGGGATTAGCCCGAGTTTTTATGAATCTTAATAAGGATAAACCCGAAGGATCTTCTGACATTTCTTCAGGTAAAGTTCAGACTCCTGAAAAACCGATGATGAAACCAGTTGTGGCATATCAGTCAGGAGTTACGGATATTGATATGAAGATCGATTCGATGTATGGAAGAAAAAGACAAGAGTTAGCTACTGAGAGATTAATGCTTCTTACAGGGAATATTGAAGAAGAAACTTATAAAGAATATCTTAAAAATGGAGGAAGACCAATTGAAAAAGTTTCTAAAGAGTCTGATTCTTTAGAAAATAGAATTATAAATGCAAACGATTCATTAAAAAGAGTATACCGAAAGAAAATTGTAAAATATCTGGCTCAGAATGAAGGGAAAATCAGAGAGAAAATTAAAGATTCCATTCAAAAAGCAGGTTCAGGGAAATCAGCCGATGAAGGAGTTGTAAAAACCATTATGAAAAAGAAAGCCATTTTGGTAGAAGATTCTTTGGGAAGGCTGTACGGAACGAAAGAATTTCCACAAACTCCACCGGTTATTTCCTCACTAAATGCGGAAAAAAATACAGAAGAAAAAAGCACCTCTTTTACAGAAATTTTCTGGCTGATTGTTGCGATGACAGGAGCAGTAGGATTATATTCTTTCTTCGTCAAAAGAAAATCACTGAATGTAGGTGGAGATAATATTCCGGCAGGAACCAAGATTTTCTTAATGATTGTTCTGCTTGCGATGTTGGCGTATATTTTCTATCCGCTGATCGAAATGTTCGGCTACAACTGGTTTGTGTGGATTCTCATTGTCTGTGTTGTTGTGCTGCTGTACCGTTTGTTCAGCGAAGATAAAACCATTTTAAAATCAGACAAAGATGAATAG
- a CDS encoding tetratricopeptide repeat protein translates to MNSQKFINKFSAAFFILVIIKIIAILAQLFHKSFWSVVGTLMIFIIVAFIIFVVITRLEDKEKEKNTNGGRGTSGGGNFYVESSLFDKIRNKYEELAKSYIRENNYQKAAKVYINLLRDNYRGAKTLEEGGLYNEAAVIYLKKLNNKSQAAYCYEQAKQYRKAIELYKELEHKEKVGDLYREINDPKNANTYYQMVVDDYVNNNQMVKGSLIYRKKMELPEEAQKILLKGWEEDKDAFNCLNNYFANIFDAKNLEHEIQELYQKTPSEKKIIYLEAMKYEFKKDPLLQGTIRNIAYEIIAEKVITHSEIVNELKHFNPDDEVILKDISRYKTARNKMFRN, encoded by the coding sequence ATGAATAGCCAGAAGTTTATCAACAAATTCAGCGCGGCGTTTTTTATTCTGGTGATCATTAAAATCATCGCCATATTAGCGCAGCTTTTTCATAAAAGCTTTTGGAGTGTTGTGGGAACTCTCATGATCTTTATTATTGTAGCTTTTATCATTTTTGTTGTTATCACCAGATTAGAAGATAAAGAAAAGGAAAAGAATACAAACGGAGGGAGAGGTACGTCAGGAGGTGGAAATTTTTATGTGGAAAGCTCACTTTTCGATAAGATCAGGAATAAATATGAGGAACTTGCTAAAAGTTATATCCGTGAAAATAATTATCAGAAAGCTGCCAAAGTGTATATCAACCTCCTTCGCGATAATTACCGTGGAGCAAAGACACTGGAGGAGGGCGGTCTTTATAATGAAGCGGCAGTTATTTACCTTAAAAAACTCAATAACAAATCCCAGGCAGCATATTGCTACGAACAGGCAAAACAATACAGAAAAGCAATAGAGCTCTATAAAGAACTGGAGCACAAAGAAAAAGTAGGAGATCTGTACCGGGAAATAAATGATCCTAAAAATGCAAATACGTATTATCAAATGGTGGTGGATGATTATGTTAATAACAACCAAATGGTAAAAGGCTCGCTGATCTACCGAAAAAAAATGGAGCTGCCGGAAGAAGCCCAGAAAATTCTGCTGAAAGGTTGGGAAGAAGATAAGGATGCCTTTAACTGCCTGAATAATTATTTTGCGAATATCTTTGATGCTAAAAATCTTGAACATGAAATCCAGGAATTATATCAAAAAACACCTTCTGAGAAAAAGATCATTTATCTGGAAGCAATGAAATATGAATTTAAAAAAGATCCGTTGCTTCAGGGAACAATCAGAAATATTGCTTATGAGATCATCGCAGAAAAAGTAATTACCCATTCTGAAATTGTGAATGAGTTGAAGCATTTCAATCCCGATGATGAGGTCATTTTAAAAGACATTTCAAGATATAAAACCGCCAGGAATAAAATGTTCAGGAATTAA
- a CDS encoding ribonuclease H-like YkuK family protein, which yields METQQQVWQNMNGKIFRNSITELVEEAIIREQANGHRLKVCVGSDSHVYGDAINYATAVVFIREGKGAFTFIRKEREIQNISIKERMLNEVNKSVEIAYAICAILDAYGVEMEVHADINTDPDFKSNVALKDAMGYILGMGYVFKAKPYAFASSNFADMMV from the coding sequence ATGGAAACGCAACAACAAGTATGGCAGAATATGAACGGAAAAATCTTTCGGAATTCTATCACAGAGCTGGTAGAAGAAGCCATCATCCGCGAACAGGCTAATGGGCATCGGCTGAAAGTATGTGTGGGATCAGATTCCCATGTGTATGGGGATGCCATTAATTATGCTACGGCAGTAGTGTTTATTCGGGAGGGAAAAGGAGCGTTTACCTTTATCAGAAAAGAAAGAGAAATACAGAATATCAGTATCAAAGAGCGTATGCTGAACGAGGTGAACAAATCCGTAGAAATTGCTTATGCCATTTGCGCTATTCTGGATGCTTATGGAGTGGAAATGGAGGTACACGCAGATATTAACACCGATCCGGATTTCAAATCCAACGTTGCCTTAAAAGACGCAATGGGATATATTCTGGGAATGGGATATGTATTTAAAGCAAAACCTTACGCATTCGCAAGCTCTAACTTCGCTGATATGATGGTATAA
- a CDS encoding cyclic-phosphate processing receiver domain-containing protein, which translates to MELTKRLLFLDDIRYPIEAYHYTKQDIFLRSDWHIVRNYEQFVSRILEKGLPEMISFDHDLADEHYLKSDSKQFVEKTGYDCAKWLVEYCMDNGADLPEFYCHSMNPVGKENIESLLENFNAQ; encoded by the coding sequence ATGGAACTAACAAAAAGATTATTGTTTCTGGATGATATACGATATCCTATTGAAGCGTATCATTATACAAAACAGGATATTTTCCTAAGAAGCGATTGGCATATTGTTCGTAATTATGAACAGTTTGTCAGCAGGATTTTGGAAAAAGGACTTCCGGAAATGATCTCTTTTGACCACGACCTTGCGGATGAACACTATTTGAAATCCGATTCTAAGCAATTTGTTGAAAAAACAGGATACGACTGTGCGAAGTGGCTTGTAGAATACTGCATGGATAATGGTGCCGATTTACCGGAATTTTACTGTCATTCCATGAATCCTGTAGGAAAGGAAAATATTGAAAGTCTTTTAGAAAACTTTAATGCACAGTGA
- a CDS encoding metallophosphoesterase family protein, translated as MKQNIFFTADHHFGHANIIKFSERPFESLEHMNEELIKRWNKKIGKDDTVYHLGDFSLGKPDFTKETLDRLNGNIHLVKGNHEGAALTYPKRFASIRDYHELRIDEDENSNGKQKIILFHYSLRTWNGSHRGTWQLYGHSHGTLPDDETALSFDVGVDCHDFYPVSYEEVKEIMKKKKWTPPFAPRN; from the coding sequence ATGAAACAAAATATATTTTTTACGGCAGACCATCATTTCGGTCATGCCAATATTATAAAATTTTCCGAAAGGCCTTTTGAGTCCTTGGAACATATGAATGAAGAGCTTATTAAACGATGGAACAAGAAAATAGGTAAAGATGATACCGTGTACCATTTAGGAGACTTCAGTTTGGGCAAACCGGATTTTACGAAAGAAACTCTGGATCGATTAAACGGAAACATCCATCTGGTAAAAGGCAATCACGAGGGTGCAGCATTAACATATCCCAAACGATTTGCATCCATCAGGGATTACCACGAGTTAAGAATTGATGAAGACGAAAACAGCAACGGCAAACAAAAAATCATTCTTTTTCATTACTCCCTTAGAACATGGAACGGCTCCCATCGCGGAACCTGGCAGTTATACGGACATTCGCACGGAACATTGCCGGATGATGAAACGGCATTAAGTTTCGATGTAGGGGTGGACTGTCATGATTTCTATCCTGTTTCCTACGAAGAAGTGAAAGAAATTATGAAGAAGAAAAAATGGACACCGCCTTTTGCGCCTAGGAATTAA
- a CDS encoding slipin family protein produces the protein MIKNVLIKAYERGLVFKNGNLIDILKEGSFWVFGNKSVEIYDMKTLFKTNIDLNLLLKNEGLKAMLEVVEVKDGEIVLVYENGIFKEVLNVGQYAFWKGIFNREFQKIDLTKVEITENISKNILENAKLKSFVRKFTITNQYKGLLLIDGKLDRVLEAGTYYFWNNEISVEVKAIDTRMQQMEIAGQELLTKDKAMLRINFYVRFQVESIVKALMENKEYDKQLYILMQLALREFVGALTLDELLLKKDSVGKEILQNLGNKAEDLGLKAADAGIRDVILTGEMKEIMNQVLIAEKKAQANTIIRREETASTRSLLNTAKLMEENEVLWKLKEMEYMEKIADKIGDITVSGNHNIVSQLKEIFTK, from the coding sequence ATGATAAAAAATGTACTTATTAAAGCATACGAGAGAGGTCTCGTTTTCAAAAACGGAAACCTGATTGACATCCTGAAAGAAGGAAGCTTCTGGGTTTTCGGGAATAAATCTGTAGAGATTTATGATATGAAAACTTTGTTTAAAACAAATATTGATCTTAACCTTTTGCTGAAAAACGAAGGTTTGAAAGCCATGCTGGAAGTTGTTGAGGTAAAAGACGGTGAAATTGTTCTTGTTTACGAAAACGGGATTTTTAAAGAAGTATTGAATGTAGGGCAGTATGCTTTCTGGAAAGGTATTTTCAACAGAGAATTTCAAAAAATTGATTTAACGAAAGTAGAGATTACCGAAAATATTTCCAAGAATATTCTGGAAAATGCAAAGCTTAAAAGTTTTGTAAGAAAATTTACCATCACCAACCAATATAAAGGTCTTTTGCTGATTGACGGAAAGCTGGACCGCGTCCTGGAAGCCGGAACATACTATTTCTGGAACAATGAAATTTCTGTAGAGGTGAAAGCCATCGATACGAGAATGCAGCAAATGGAAATTGCAGGACAGGAACTTCTTACCAAAGATAAAGCAATGCTTAGAATTAACTTTTACGTTCGTTTCCAGGTGGAAAGTATTGTAAAGGCTTTAATGGAAAATAAAGAATATGATAAGCAATTGTATATTCTGATGCAATTGGCGCTGAGAGAATTCGTAGGTGCTTTAACCCTCGATGAACTGCTGTTGAAAAAGGATTCCGTAGGAAAAGAAATTCTTCAGAACCTTGGAAATAAGGCTGAAGATCTTGGTCTGAAAGCTGCTGATGCGGGAATTCGGGATGTCATTTTAACAGGGGAAATGAAAGAAATCATGAACCAGGTTTTAATCGCAGAGAAGAAAGCCCAGGCCAACACCATCATCAGACGTGAAGAAACGGCTTCCACAAGAAGCTTGTTGAACACTGCTAAACTGATGGAAGAAAACGAAGTGCTCTGGAAGCTGAAAGAAATGGAATATATGGAGAAAATTGCCGATAAAATCGGAGATATTACCGTATCCGGAAACCATAACATTGTTTCCCAGCTGAAAGAGATTTTTACAAAATAA